The following coding sequences are from one Oncorhynchus clarkii lewisi isolate Uvic-CL-2024 chromosome 20, UVic_Ocla_1.0, whole genome shotgun sequence window:
- the LOC139376905 gene encoding aspartate aminotransferase, cytoplasmic-like, producing MSLFGEVPQATPVAVFKLSNDFKEDPNPMKVNLGVGAYRTDEGQPWVLPVVKKVEKLIVADNRLNHEYLPILGLPEFRSSASKIALGEDSPAIQENRVGAVQCLGGTGALKMGAEFLRRWYNGNDNMKTPVYVSAPTWENHNSVFANAGFEDVRPYKYWDAEKRGLDLDGFLGDLETAPKHSIFVLHACAHNPTGTDPTHVEWMQVAEVMKRRKLFVFFDSAYQGFASGCLDKDAWAVRYFVTQGFEMFCAQSFSKNFGLYNERVGNLTIVARDADNVRRVLSQMEKIVRVTWSNPPSQGARLVAITLNTAELFAEWKDNVKTMADRVLLMRASLQDKLQALGTPGTWDHITQQIGMFSFTGLNPKQVEYMIKERSIYLMASGRINMCGLTTKNIDYVAKSIHETVVNVQ from the exons ATGTCATTATTCGGTGAGGTTCCCCAAGCCACTCCAGTGGCGGTCTTCAAACTGTCGAATGATTTCAAAGAGGACCCGAACCCCATGAAGGTGAACCTCGGTGTTGGAG CCTACAGGACAGATGAGGGCCAGCCCTGGGTGCTGCCCGTGGTTAAGAAGGTGGAGAAGCTCATCGTAGCAGACAACCGTCTGAACCATGAGTACCTCCCCATCCTGGGTCTGCCTGAGTTTAGGTCCTCTGCATCCAAGATCGCCCTGGGAGAAGACAGCCCTGCCATCCAGGAGaacagg gtgggAGCGGTGCAATGTCTGGGGGGTACAGGTGCTCTGAAGATGGGGGCTGAGTTTCTCAGACGCTGGTACAACGGGAACGACAACATGAAAACACCCGTCTACGTCTCAGCGCCAACCTGGG AAAACCACAACTCTGTGTTTGCCAACGCTGGGTTCGAGGACGTCCGTCCCTATAAGTACTGGGACGCAGAGAAGCGGGGACTGGATCTGGACGGTTTCCTAGGTGACCTGGAG ACTGCACCAAAGCATTCCATCTTCGTTTTGCACGCTTGTGCCCACAACCCCACCGGCACAGACCCTACACACGTGGAGTGGATGCAGGTGGCTGAGGTCATGAAG aggAGGAAGCTGTTTGTGTTCTTTGACTCTGCATACCAGGGCTTTGCATCAGGCTGTCTGGATAAGGATGCATGGGCAGTGCGCTACTTTGTCACCCAGGGCTTTGAGATGTTCTGTGCCCAGTCCTTCTCCAAGAACTTTGGCCTttaca ATGAACGTGTGGGGAACCTGACCATCGTAGCTCGTGATGCTGACAACGTGAGGAGGGTTCTGTCTCAGATGGAGAAGATTGTCAGGGTAACCTGGTCCAACCCTCCCTCCCAGGGTGCCAGGCTAGTCGCCATCACACTCAACACAGCTGAACTCTTCGCTGAATG GAAGGATAATGTGAAGACCATGGCAGACCGTGTGTTGTTGATGAGGGCTTCACTCCAGGATAAACTACAGGCTCTGGGAACACCAGGAACATGGGACCACATCACACAGCAGATCGGCATGTTCAGCTTCACTGGCCTCAAcc CTAAACAAGTGGAGTACATGATCAAGGAGAGGAGTATCTACCTAATGGCCAGCGGTCGTATCAACATGTGTGGTCTGACCACTAAGAACATCGACTATGTGGCCAAGTCTATCCACGAGACTGTTGTCAACGTCCAGTAG